One Devosia lacusdianchii genomic window carries:
- a CDS encoding pyridoxal phosphate-dependent aminotransferase yields the protein MSVIADKLTGRIVEEDGSFRTRMLAIAATLPSVIAMGRGDPDFHTPAHITAAAKKAIDDNQHHYTGPTGLPQLRTAIAADLKKEYGLDYGADDIVVTAGVQESITLIMLALINPGDEVLITSPRFTTYDTAVGLAGGVPVPVPTFQKDDFALDIGEIEKRITAKTKMFVLVSPNNPTGAVTPPDVIRKIAELAIKHDILIISDEIYAKIIYEGNEHLSIATLPGMKERTITLNGFSKTYAMTGWRVGYLAAPADFVTKVTEVRHTLSINTCTISQYAALAAVTGPHEPIQAMIDEYAQRRAFLLPALDEMGLTYGNPGGAFYVYINVSGTGMSTPDFCERLLRETGVMLFPGTMFGDHDPSYIRMSFLQPLPLIKEAVERMKGFIAKHGKAAA from the coding sequence ATGAGCGTTATCGCTGACAAGCTGACCGGCCGCATCGTCGAGGAAGACGGTTCATTCCGCACCAGGATGCTGGCCATCGCCGCCACGCTGCCAAGCGTCATCGCCATGGGCCGCGGCGACCCGGACTTCCACACGCCGGCCCACATCACCGCTGCCGCCAAGAAGGCGATCGATGATAACCAGCACCACTATACCGGTCCCACCGGTTTGCCACAGTTGCGCACAGCGATCGCGGCGGACCTCAAGAAGGAATACGGCCTGGACTATGGCGCCGACGACATCGTCGTCACCGCCGGCGTGCAGGAATCCATCACGCTGATCATGCTGGCGCTGATCAATCCCGGCGATGAGGTGCTGATCACCTCCCCCCGGTTCACCACCTATGACACGGCCGTCGGCCTTGCGGGTGGCGTCCCGGTGCCCGTCCCAACCTTCCAGAAGGACGATTTTGCCCTCGATATCGGCGAGATCGAAAAGCGCATCACTGCCAAGACCAAGATGTTCGTGCTGGTCTCGCCCAACAACCCTACCGGCGCCGTCACGCCGCCCGATGTTATCCGCAAGATCGCCGAGCTGGCGATCAAGCACGACATCCTGATTATCTCCGACGAGATCTACGCCAAGATCATCTACGAGGGTAACGAGCACCTTTCCATTGCCACCCTGCCCGGCATGAAAGAGCGCACGATCACGCTCAATGGCTTCTCCAAGACCTATGCCATGACCGGCTGGCGTGTTGGTTACCTGGCCGCTCCCGCCGACTTCGTCACCAAGGTGACCGAGGTTCGCCACACCCTCTCGATCAACACCTGCACCATCTCCCAATATGCCGCGCTGGCTGCCGTTACGGGGCCGCACGAACCGATCCAGGCGATGATCGACGAATACGCCCAGCGCCGGGCCTTTCTGCTGCCGGCGCTCGACGAAATGGGCCTGACCTATGGCAATCCTGGCGGTGCTTTCTACGTCTATATCAATGTCTCGGGCACCGGCATGAGCACGCCAGACTTCTGCGAGCGGCTATTGCGCGAAACCGGCGTCATGCTCTTTCCCGGCACCATGTTCGGCGACCATGATCCGAGCTACATCCGGATGTCATTCCTGCAGCCGCTGCCGCTGATCAAGGAAGCGGTCGAACGCATGAAGGGCTTCATTGCCAAGCATGGAAAGGCTGCGGCATGA
- a CDS encoding amidohydrolase family protein: MPEPAAWHYTKITKPMFDLKPVDQILLGRVITAKGDEIIEDGFVEVISGKITRVGTRAEIGTPTVTVTDTGGKTIMPGLIQSHGHLSWDGVHELSWQSMYDSPEIRAYKAAGNMLKSLRAGVTLVRDLGVHNSNLFTKQAVAQGFFPGPRLLVSGESIIQTGGHTYWVCREASGADEMRRAVRDQVKGGADLIKIMACHDTLEFTDAELEAVIDEAHRNRLPITAHATYDACIKRVVEFGVDCVEHGGAMSDATIQLLLDKKVPIVTTFSALVMQAKPEIARAFGIPEWKIAERQKAVADKSRFDGLVRAARAGVPIVFGTDAGSPAVEHNVIAPELDFMVEVGVCTDRMDALRAITIRAAQLSKMDHRIGTVEAGKEADLIVVDGKPDEDLFALERVQMTFIAGKRMH; the protein is encoded by the coding sequence ATGCCCGAACCCGCTGCCTGGCACTATACCAAGATCACCAAGCCCATGTTCGACCTCAAGCCGGTCGATCAGATCCTGCTGGGGCGCGTCATCACCGCCAAGGGTGACGAGATCATCGAGGATGGCTTCGTCGAAGTCATCAGCGGCAAGATCACCCGCGTCGGCACGCGTGCCGAAATCGGCACGCCGACGGTCACTGTCACCGACACCGGTGGCAAGACCATTATGCCCGGCCTGATCCAGTCGCACGGCCACCTTTCGTGGGATGGGGTGCACGAGCTGAGCTGGCAGTCCATGTATGACAGCCCCGAAATCCGCGCCTACAAGGCGGCGGGTAATATGCTCAAGTCCCTGCGCGCCGGCGTGACGCTGGTGCGCGATCTCGGCGTCCACAATTCCAACCTCTTCACCAAGCAGGCCGTAGCGCAGGGATTTTTCCCGGGCCCGCGCCTGCTGGTGTCGGGCGAGAGCATCATCCAGACCGGCGGACACACCTATTGGGTATGTCGCGAAGCGTCTGGCGCCGATGAAATGCGCCGTGCGGTGCGTGACCAGGTCAAAGGCGGCGCGGATCTCATCAAGATCATGGCGTGCCACGACACGCTCGAGTTTACGGACGCCGAACTTGAAGCCGTCATCGACGAGGCTCATCGCAATCGCCTGCCGATAACGGCCCATGCCACCTACGACGCCTGCATCAAGCGCGTCGTGGAGTTCGGCGTCGATTGCGTCGAGCATGGCGGCGCCATGAGCGATGCCACCATCCAGTTATTGCTCGACAAGAAGGTGCCGATCGTTACGACGTTCTCCGCCCTGGTGATGCAGGCTAAGCCTGAGATCGCTCGCGCGTTTGGCATTCCAGAGTGGAAGATCGCCGAACGTCAAAAAGCGGTGGCCGACAAGTCGCGCTTCGATGGTCTGGTGCGGGCTGCCAGAGCAGGCGTTCCGATCGTATTCGGTACCGATGCCGGCAGTCCGGCCGTCGAACACAACGTCATCGCCCCCGAGCTCGACTTCATGGTCGAGGTCGGCGTCTGCACCGACCGTATGGACGCCCTGCGCGCTATTACGATCCGCGCGGCACAGCTATCCAAGATGGACCACAGGATCGGCACGGTCGAAGCCGGCAAGGAAGCCGACCTGATCGTTGTCGACGGCAAACCCGACGAGGATTTGTTCGCGCTTGAGCGCGTGCAGATGACCTTCATCGCTGGGAAGAGGATGCACTGA
- a CDS encoding ABC transporter ATP-binding protein, translating to MTQTPVNEPPLLEVDDLQTSFIVGEGQDVRAVDGVNFVVRAGETLAIVGESGSGKSVTSLSIMRLLPKKVGRISRGTIRLRGKDLVTLSDREMRAVRGNDIGMIFQEPMTSLNPVHTIGAQIAEVVKQHDKLNKADAHKRAVEMLELVGIPEPDRRANQYPHQMSGGMRQRAMIAMALACEPSVLIADEPTTALDVTIQAQILDLMRNLQKKMGMAIVFITHDLGVVAEMANRVVVMYAGQVVETGTVEEIFTRPLMPYTAGLMQSIPRMGESENKGRLQTIPGYVPLLTKLPSGCRFRTRCAFADERCAAAEPPLETLESGRSVRCIRWQELELKTKATA from the coding sequence ATGACCCAGACGCCCGTCAATGAACCACCGTTGCTCGAGGTGGATGACCTGCAGACCTCGTTCATCGTCGGCGAAGGCCAGGATGTGCGTGCAGTTGACGGCGTCAATTTCGTCGTGCGGGCCGGCGAGACGCTCGCGATCGTGGGAGAATCGGGATCCGGAAAATCGGTCACCAGCCTGTCCATCATGCGACTGCTGCCAAAGAAGGTCGGCCGCATTTCACGCGGCACCATCCGCCTCCGTGGCAAGGACCTGGTGACCTTGTCGGACCGCGAAATGCGCGCCGTGCGTGGCAACGACATCGGGATGATCTTCCAGGAACCGATGACCAGCCTCAACCCGGTTCACACCATCGGCGCCCAGATCGCCGAAGTGGTGAAGCAGCACGACAAGCTCAACAAGGCCGATGCGCACAAGCGGGCCGTCGAAATGCTGGAGCTGGTTGGTATTCCAGAACCCGACCGGCGGGCTAACCAATACCCCCACCAGATGAGTGGCGGCATGCGGCAGCGCGCCATGATCGCCATGGCCCTGGCCTGCGAGCCGAGCGTTTTGATTGCCGACGAACCGACGACGGCCCTCGACGTGACCATCCAGGCGCAAATCCTCGATCTGATGCGCAACCTGCAGAAGAAGATGGGCATGGCCATCGTCTTCATCACCCACGACCTGGGCGTGGTGGCCGAAATGGCCAACCGCGTCGTGGTGATGTATGCCGGCCAGGTGGTCGAAACCGGAACGGTCGAAGAAATCTTCACCCGTCCGCTGATGCCGTACACCGCGGGCCTGATGCAATCCATTCCGCGCATGGGCGAGTCCGAGAACAAGGGCCGTCTGCAGACGATCCCCGGCTACGTGCCGCTTCTCACCAAACTACCGAGCGGCTGCCGCTTCCGCACGCGCTGCGCCTTCGCCGATGAGCGTTGCGCGGCCGCGGAACCACCGCTCGAAACGCTCGAAAGCGGCCGCAGCGTGCGCTGCATTCGCTGGCAAGAACTCGAACTCAAGACGAAAGCCACGGCATGA
- a CDS encoding SDR family NAD(P)-dependent oxidoreductase, whose translation MTGKLAGKIAVVTGAARGLGRAVARLYAQEGAVVYALDMLGDEVATLSGEAGDIRPRQMDVTDANDVSATLAAIEAEAGRIDVLVNNAGIIFFKPVEEVAVEDWDRLLAVNLRGPFLCVRAVAPGMKRRRSGAIINVSSNAGIVGGLDESTYCASKFGLEGLSRSLAQEFTPYNVSVNTITPGHPMHTAMSEVTYSAETRKIWKDPMELAPAFVHLALQNAAGINDQRIRAWDMVQELAVQA comes from the coding sequence ATGACCGGGAAGCTCGCCGGCAAAATCGCCGTTGTTACCGGTGCCGCACGCGGCCTTGGCCGTGCCGTGGCTCGGCTCTATGCCCAGGAGGGCGCCGTAGTTTATGCGCTCGACATGTTGGGCGATGAGGTCGCAACGCTGTCGGGCGAGGCAGGCGATATCCGGCCGCGCCAGATGGACGTCACTGACGCCAACGACGTTTCTGCCACGCTGGCCGCGATCGAGGCCGAGGCTGGGCGCATCGACGTTCTGGTCAATAATGCCGGGATCATCTTCTTCAAGCCGGTCGAAGAGGTTGCCGTCGAGGATTGGGACCGGCTACTGGCGGTCAATCTGCGCGGCCCATTCCTCTGCGTGCGGGCCGTTGCCCCGGGTATGAAGCGCAGGCGTTCCGGCGCCATCATCAACGTATCGAGCAATGCCGGCATCGTCGGCGGGCTCGATGAATCCACCTATTGCGCATCCAAGTTCGGCCTAGAAGGCTTGTCGCGATCCCTGGCGCAGGAATTCACGCCTTATAACGTCTCGGTCAATACCATTACCCCGGGTCATCCCATGCATACCGCCATGAGTGAGGTCACCTACAGCGCGGAGACTCGCAAGATCTGGAAGGACCCCATGGAGCTGGCTCCGGCTTTCGTCCACCTCGCCCTTCAGAACGCGGCAGGCATCAACGACCAGCGTATTCGCGCCTGGGACATGGTTCAGGAACTGGCCGTTCAGGCCTAA
- a CDS encoding dihydroorotase, whose protein sequence is MAEYDTIIRNAIVMAPSGAQPLDVAISDRRIAALLPRREGIARQAIDASGKHLLPGAIDIHFHIRAPAYPDRGTVDSETRAAAAGGITTLFEMPISKPCCNTAERVEIRRAHFAEHAHINFGLYAAPGDLTEASVAAMAAAGIVGFKIFTTPAPEGRDDEFFGLSFPDEADQMRALKAAAATGLPIVVHAESAQLLARAEADLEGTDLGNIDAHLASRPAICEAVAVAKLLTMNIEARAKLHIAHVTSALTVSVLRRFAGTSDFSAETCPHYLLRTHDDVRSAGVFAKINPPVRLKADQDALWQAIADGVITHVTTDHAAFSRAEKLAGSKNMVTAPPGSPGSEILVPGMLDAAARGRITLEQVVALLSGNAADRFGLPNKGRIEVGADADLILVDLDGKTSIGPDTLLTFARDVAQLYYGAEFSGRVTRTIVGGQTVYDGAVQSHPGWGAYVRPAGRSTTETTS, encoded by the coding sequence GTGGCCGAGTACGACACCATAATCCGCAACGCGATCGTCATGGCGCCGAGTGGGGCGCAGCCTCTTGACGTGGCGATTTCCGATCGGCGGATTGCAGCTTTGCTTCCGCGCCGTGAAGGCATTGCCAGGCAAGCCATCGATGCGTCGGGCAAGCACCTCTTGCCCGGCGCCATCGATATTCATTTTCACATCCGGGCGCCCGCCTACCCCGATCGCGGCACGGTCGACAGCGAGACGCGCGCCGCCGCCGCCGGAGGCATCACGACCCTCTTCGAAATGCCCATTTCCAAGCCCTGCTGTAACACAGCGGAGCGTGTAGAAATCCGGCGCGCACATTTCGCCGAACACGCGCATATCAACTTCGGGCTTTACGCTGCTCCTGGCGATCTTACTGAAGCCAGCGTGGCGGCCATGGCGGCTGCCGGCATCGTCGGGTTCAAGATCTTCACGACGCCGGCCCCGGAGGGCCGAGACGACGAATTCTTCGGCCTGTCCTTCCCCGATGAAGCGGACCAGATGCGCGCCCTCAAAGCCGCAGCCGCCACCGGTCTGCCGATCGTGGTTCATGCTGAGAGCGCTCAGTTGCTGGCCCGGGCCGAGGCCGACCTTGAGGGCACGGATTTGGGCAATATCGATGCTCACCTCGCCTCGCGCCCTGCCATCTGCGAGGCCGTTGCCGTGGCAAAGCTCCTGACCATGAATATCGAGGCGCGCGCAAAGCTGCACATCGCCCATGTCACTAGCGCGCTGACGGTATCGGTGCTGCGCCGCTTTGCAGGGACTTCGGACTTCAGCGCCGAGACGTGCCCGCATTACTTGCTGCGGACCCACGATGACGTCCGCTCTGCAGGTGTATTCGCCAAGATCAATCCGCCAGTCCGCCTAAAGGCGGATCAGGACGCGCTCTGGCAAGCCATTGCGGATGGCGTCATCACGCATGTCACCACCGATCACGCGGCGTTCTCCCGGGCCGAGAAGTTGGCGGGGTCAAAGAACATGGTCACTGCCCCTCCGGGCAGCCCAGGCTCGGAAATACTCGTCCCCGGAATGCTCGACGCCGCCGCCAGGGGCCGGATTACCCTTGAGCAGGTCGTGGCCTTGCTCAGCGGCAATGCCGCCGACCGTTTCGGGCTGCCGAACAAGGGCCGCATAGAGGTGGGCGCCGACGCCGATCTCATTCTCGTCGATCTCGACGGTAAGACCAGCATCGGTCCCGATACCCTTCTGACCTTTGCGCGGGATGTCGCTCAACTCTACTACGGCGCCGAATTCTCAGGGCGTGTCACCCGAACCATTGTCGGCGGCCAAACGGTTTATGACGGCGCTGTGCAAAGTCACCCGGGCTGGGGGGCCTATGTTCGTCCCGCTGGCCGCTCCACTACCGAAACCACGTCCTGA
- a CDS encoding ABC transporter ATP-binding protein: MTDTPDMANAEPRDVLLKVSDLRKYFPIRGGMLRRVVNNIKAIDDVSFDIRRGEVVGLVGESGSGKTTVGRTILRLLEPTSGLIEFDGVDIGRLPKDEMRRHRKRMQIVFQDPYASLNPREKIRTVLGHALAVHNVGTSADREQRIVELLEQVGLSGDYLDRFPHEFSGGQRQRIGIARALAVEPDFIVADEPVSALDVSIQAQVVNLLDDLKAKFNLTMLFIAHDLAVVEHISDRVIVMYLGRIMEIAPTRKLYRSPNHPYTKALLSAVPSPDIHARKERIILTGDIPSPINPPSGCVFRTRCPSAIPDCAKVVPQLKEVSPGQFSACIRTAP; the protein is encoded by the coding sequence ATGACCGACACACCTGACATGGCAAATGCGGAGCCGCGTGACGTACTGCTCAAGGTCTCGGACCTCCGGAAGTACTTCCCTATCCGCGGTGGTATGCTCCGTCGCGTCGTCAACAATATCAAGGCGATCGACGACGTCAGCTTCGACATCAGGCGCGGCGAAGTGGTTGGACTGGTGGGAGAGTCTGGCTCGGGCAAGACCACTGTCGGGCGCACAATCCTCCGCCTGCTCGAACCAACGTCCGGCCTCATCGAGTTCGACGGGGTCGATATCGGCCGCTTGCCCAAGGATGAGATGCGCCGCCACCGCAAGCGGATGCAGATCGTGTTCCAGGACCCGTACGCAAGCCTCAACCCCCGCGAAAAGATCCGCACCGTTCTGGGTCACGCTCTGGCCGTTCACAATGTCGGTACGTCCGCAGATCGCGAACAGCGTATCGTGGAGCTGCTGGAACAGGTGGGCCTGAGTGGCGACTATCTCGATCGCTTCCCACACGAGTTTTCAGGCGGCCAGCGCCAGCGCATCGGCATTGCTCGCGCCCTGGCCGTCGAACCGGACTTCATCGTGGCCGACGAGCCGGTTTCTGCGCTCGACGTCTCGATCCAGGCCCAGGTGGTCAACCTGCTGGATGATCTGAAGGCCAAGTTCAACCTGACAATGCTGTTCATCGCCCACGATCTGGCGGTGGTCGAGCATATCAGCGATCGGGTCATCGTGATGTATCTGGGGCGCATCATGGAAATTGCGCCGACGCGCAAGCTCTATCGCTCCCCCAATCATCCCTACACCAAGGCCCTCCTGTCGGCCGTGCCCAGCCCGGATATTCATGCCCGAAAGGAACGAATCATTCTGACTGGCGACATTCCGAGCCCGATCAACCCACCCTCCGGATGCGTGTTCCGTACCCGCTGCCCATCGGCAATTCCTGACTGCGCCAAGGTGGTACCCCAGCTCAAGGAAGTCTCGCCCGGCCAGTTCAGTGCCTGTATCCGCACCGCCCCATAA
- a CDS encoding M14 family metallopeptidase, which yields MTVLDVKFDRYYTYDEMTERLRAMVDAHPELATMTSLAKSFQGRDVWLIEITNPKTGPASEKPGYYIDGQIHAEEHATSAAALYAVWHLLTKYGTDEEATRLVDSQVFYILPRINPDGAELSLVPPYYNWCGNGRFMPGADRLEGLIPEDIDGDGYIVWMRVPDSKGEWKKSASNPDIMVQRKPGEEGGEYYRLYPEGTVRNYDGVNVPVEKPFDGNMNRNFPTNWSPQEYGAGIHPLSEPESFGMAKFILDHPNICGMCAYHTHGGIILRPSMTRPDSAMSARDINLYKEIGKVGTELTGYPTVSIYEEFTPDKSVVRRGGLMDWTYEEMGIISFGTELWDLERSAGVPKEGYYNLYPRNEEVQQKVYDYVKANMADKGWRDWKSFDHPQLGKVEIGGMVNIWSYRNPPGNLLEEMVRQNVLFNLRHAAAAPQIKVDEVSVTPLGTDLYKVRAVVSNHGYLPSNLSDVAIANKVAKPVQVTITVDGGELVMNPQIADLGNLAGRNERLYPWSPWGQQWTANGRPVEWLVRAPAGSAITVTSRSEKGGTHRLTQST from the coding sequence ATGACCGTTCTCGACGTCAAATTTGACCGCTACTACACCTACGATGAAATGACTGAACGCCTGCGCGCGATGGTCGATGCCCACCCCGAACTCGCCACCATGACCTCGCTCGCCAAGAGCTTCCAGGGCCGCGATGTCTGGCTGATCGAGATCACCAATCCCAAGACCGGTCCCGCATCGGAAAAGCCTGGCTACTATATCGACGGCCAGATTCATGCCGAGGAGCACGCAACGTCGGCAGCGGCGCTCTATGCGGTCTGGCACCTTCTGACCAAATATGGGACCGACGAGGAAGCAACGCGTCTGGTCGACAGCCAGGTCTTCTACATTCTGCCGCGCATCAATCCTGATGGTGCCGAGCTATCCCTCGTGCCGCCATACTATAACTGGTGCGGCAACGGCCGCTTCATGCCGGGTGCAGACCGCCTCGAAGGCCTCATTCCTGAGGATATCGACGGGGATGGCTATATCGTGTGGATGCGCGTGCCCGACAGCAAGGGCGAATGGAAGAAGAGCGCAAGCAATCCCGACATCATGGTGCAGCGCAAGCCCGGCGAAGAGGGCGGCGAATACTATCGGCTCTACCCCGAAGGAACGGTGCGCAATTACGACGGCGTCAACGTGCCGGTCGAGAAACCGTTCGATGGCAACATGAACCGCAATTTCCCGACGAACTGGTCGCCCCAGGAATATGGGGCGGGCATCCACCCGCTGTCCGAGCCGGAATCCTTCGGCATGGCCAAGTTCATTCTCGACCACCCCAATATCTGTGGCATGTGCGCCTATCACACGCATGGTGGCATCATCCTGCGTCCGTCCATGACCCGGCCGGACAGCGCCATGAGCGCGCGGGATATCAATCTCTACAAGGAAATCGGCAAGGTCGGCACGGAACTGACCGGTTATCCAACCGTCTCGATCTATGAGGAGTTTACGCCCGACAAGTCGGTGGTCCGCCGCGGCGGCCTGATGGATTGGACCTATGAGGAGATGGGCATCATCTCGTTCGGGACCGAGCTTTGGGACCTTGAGCGCTCCGCCGGTGTGCCAAAGGAGGGCTATTACAACCTCTATCCCCGCAACGAAGAGGTCCAGCAGAAGGTCTACGACTACGTCAAGGCCAACATGGCCGATAAGGGCTGGCGCGATTGGAAGAGCTTTGACCATCCCCAACTGGGCAAGGTCGAGATCGGCGGCATGGTCAATATCTGGAGCTACCGCAACCCGCCCGGAAATCTGCTAGAGGAAATGGTCCGCCAGAACGTGCTGTTCAATCTGCGCCACGCCGCTGCCGCGCCACAGATCAAGGTCGACGAGGTCAGCGTGACCCCACTCGGCACCGACCTGTACAAGGTCCGCGCCGTGGTCTCGAACCACGGCTACCTGCCCTCCAACCTATCTGATGTCGCGATCGCCAACAAGGTCGCAAAGCCTGTGCAGGTCACAATAACGGTCGACGGCGGCGAGCTGGTAATGAACCCGCAAATCGCCGATCTTGGCAACCTGGCGGGGCGCAATGAGCGGCTCTATCCGTGGTCGCCCTGGGGCCAGCAGTGGACAGCCAATGGCCGCCCGGTCGAATGGCTGGTTCGTGCGCCCGCGGGCAGCGCCATCACCGTGACAAGCCGGTCGGAAAAGGGCGGTACGCATCGCCTGACACAGTCGACCTAG
- a CDS encoding SDR family NAD(P)-dependent oxidoreductase, which yields MRLAGMVAVVTGGAGGMGRATAMLFAREGASVVVGDVDADGGAALVAEAVANELKVSFLRTDVSRERDVAALVAKAEADHGKLDTIFNNAGIEQPVTASDAITEDLFTRVIDINLKGTFFGCKHAIPALLRNGGGTIVNNSSVSAFANVGGNLSYAASKGGIMSMTRVIAIEYAARNIRCNAINPGVIDTGMNQRNLDKAEDPDALEQKWRSITPLGRMGTGDEIGEAVLYLASKQSSFVTGIGLVIDGGRIAT from the coding sequence GTGAGACTTGCGGGTATGGTCGCAGTGGTGACCGGCGGAGCAGGGGGCATGGGTCGTGCGACGGCAATGCTCTTCGCGCGCGAAGGCGCGTCGGTAGTGGTGGGGGATGTTGATGCAGACGGCGGGGCCGCGCTCGTCGCGGAAGCCGTTGCCAACGAGCTCAAAGTGAGCTTCCTGCGCACCGACGTGTCCCGAGAGCGCGATGTGGCAGCGCTTGTCGCGAAAGCCGAGGCAGATCACGGCAAGCTTGATACGATCTTCAATAATGCAGGCATCGAGCAACCCGTCACCGCCTCGGATGCTATCACTGAAGACCTGTTTACACGCGTCATCGACATCAACCTGAAGGGGACGTTTTTTGGCTGCAAGCACGCCATTCCGGCACTGTTGCGCAATGGCGGCGGCACCATCGTCAATAACTCCTCGGTGAGTGCCTTCGCCAATGTCGGCGGCAATCTCAGCTACGCGGCGTCGAAGGGCGGCATCATGTCGATGACGCGCGTAATCGCCATCGAATATGCCGCGCGCAATATCCGGTGCAATGCCATCAATCCCGGCGTGATCGATACCGGCATGAACCAGCGAAACCTGGACAAGGCTGAGGACCCCGACGCGCTTGAGCAAAAATGGCGTTCCATCACGCCGCTGGGCCGCATGGGCACGGGCGACGAAATCGGCGAAGCGGTGCTTTACCTGGCGTCCAAGCAATCGTCTTTCGTTACGGGTATCGGGCTGGTCATTGACGGCGGAAGGATTGCCACATGA
- a CDS encoding M24 family metallopeptidase, with translation MILASPTVRPVTPLGTAFRQSVRDALRKSAAARGLDGVLLLSPANVFYACGFNFSVNERPIGLYVPVEGEAKLYIPLLELENAEPVDGVELGIYEEFPGLVHPVVWMLDQAKARRVAIDVLDARQLDPLRTLLDEVLLEDLALPLRFIKTEAELELTRIAAGYADLCLARLHSEAGNIISQGGSELDLLADCTGFALAALKRDYGLAFAGTKLGISASVHSGPRAALPHGSTSSRRPQVGDTLISGVGASLGGYHAESGATLIVGDVSAEQRRVMIAMEACNDAGVGALKPGSRCQDVNEAALDALRQADLGDTIRHRIGHGMGLEGHEAPWLAPGDMTEVLPGMVFSNEPGVYRPGLDGFRTINTMLVHPDHVEIPSRFLATTPIDQRAIAL, from the coding sequence GTGATCCTCGCTTCGCCCACCGTCAGGCCGGTCACGCCGCTCGGGACTGCATTCCGACAGTCCGTGCGCGACGCCCTGCGCAAAAGCGCAGCGGCCAGGGGCCTCGACGGCGTGCTGTTACTGTCCCCTGCCAATGTCTTTTACGCCTGTGGCTTCAATTTCTCGGTCAACGAGCGCCCGATCGGCCTTTATGTACCGGTGGAGGGCGAGGCAAAGCTCTACATACCCCTGCTTGAGCTTGAGAATGCCGAGCCGGTCGACGGCGTTGAGCTTGGCATCTACGAGGAATTCCCCGGGCTTGTGCATCCGGTCGTCTGGATGCTTGACCAGGCCAAGGCCCGCCGTGTTGCCATCGACGTGCTGGATGCCCGCCAGTTGGATCCGCTCCGGACACTGCTCGACGAGGTCCTGCTCGAAGACCTGGCATTGCCACTCCGCTTCATCAAGACCGAGGCCGAGCTCGAGCTGACACGCATAGCCGCTGGCTATGCCGACCTCTGCCTCGCGCGCCTACATTCGGAAGCAGGCAACATCATCAGCCAGGGTGGCAGCGAACTCGATTTGCTGGCCGACTGTACCGGTTTCGCGCTTGCGGCGTTGAAGCGCGATTACGGCCTGGCCTTTGCCGGCACCAAGCTGGGCATATCGGCTTCAGTTCATTCGGGCCCGCGCGCTGCCCTGCCGCATGGCTCGACCAGCTCGCGTCGGCCGCAAGTCGGAGACACCCTGATCTCCGGGGTCGGCGCGAGCCTGGGCGGCTACCACGCGGAAAGCGGCGCCACGCTGATCGTCGGCGACGTCAGCGCCGAACAGCGCCGCGTGATGATCGCGATGGAAGCCTGCAACGACGCCGGTGTTGGCGCCCTGAAGCCGGGGAGTCGGTGCCAGGACGTGAACGAGGCGGCACTCGACGCCCTTCGGCAGGCGGACCTCGGCGACACAATCCGTCATCGGATTGGCCATGGCATGGGCCTGGAAGGGCACGAAGCCCCCTGGCTCGCTCCGGGCGACATGACCGAAGTGCTGCCCGGCATGGTCTTTTCCAATGAACCGGGCGTCTACCGCCCTGGCCTCGACGGCTTCCGCACCATCAACACCATGCTGGTCCATCCCGATCACGTGGAAATTCCCAGCCGCTTTCTTGCGACAACTCCCATCGATCAGCGCGCAATCGCGCTCTAG